One genomic region from Conexibacter woesei DSM 14684 encodes:
- a CDS encoding ABC transporter ATP-binding protein, which translates to MTAVLALERVTYSYPGAAAPALRDVTLTIGDGEFVVLAGRSGGGKSTLLRAANGLVPHFHGGEIEGELRVAGFDVRTHGPGQLATAVGSLFQDPETQVVMGTVRSELAFPLENRGEPAAAVARGVEEAALALGVAHLLERPTHELSGGELQRVALGAALAGRPRLVLLDEPTSQLDPVAGDELIGLLRRLNEEWGTTIILAEHRLERCLASADRVLALVDGGLACDGPPRDFLAWAADAAPALETPGARLIARAGLTPPPVGVKQARATLRAAGALEDREPHEREQFPPTRERTGHANSPPQTPSATAGGPARAIARLRGRSGSERALSFKNVWFEAREGATILRAIDLALAPGERVALMGRNGAGKSTLLRHAAGLAQPTRGKVDAAGRVALLLQNPNDYLVHERVGDEAPADALAAAGLAAFADRHPRDLSGGERQRLALAIVLGGEEDPPAVLCLDEPTRGMDRAHKADLAVLLARFAATGTALLVATHDPEFAAAFAERVVLLGDGRPIADGPASEVLSGGWYFATETARILGGAGGVLDPEAGAALVRRRLGAPPPPLRPENEPPRNPSRQARISR; encoded by the coding sequence ATGACCGCCGTGCTCGCGCTCGAGCGCGTCACCTACAGCTATCCCGGCGCCGCCGCGCCCGCGCTGCGCGACGTCACGCTGACGATCGGCGACGGCGAGTTCGTCGTCCTCGCCGGCCGCTCCGGCGGCGGCAAGTCGACGCTGCTGCGCGCCGCCAACGGGCTCGTGCCGCACTTCCACGGCGGCGAGATCGAGGGCGAGCTGCGCGTCGCCGGGTTCGACGTCCGCACGCACGGGCCCGGCCAGCTCGCGACGGCGGTCGGGTCGCTGTTCCAGGACCCGGAGACGCAGGTCGTGATGGGGACCGTCCGCAGCGAGCTGGCGTTCCCGCTGGAGAACCGCGGCGAGCCGGCGGCGGCGGTCGCGCGCGGGGTGGAGGAGGCGGCGCTGGCGCTCGGCGTCGCGCACCTGCTCGAGCGCCCGACGCACGAGCTGTCCGGCGGCGAGCTGCAACGGGTCGCGCTCGGCGCCGCGCTCGCCGGCCGGCCGCGGCTGGTGCTGCTCGACGAGCCGACCTCGCAGCTCGACCCGGTCGCCGGCGACGAGCTGATCGGCCTGCTGCGGCGGCTCAACGAGGAGTGGGGGACCACGATCATCCTCGCCGAGCACCGCCTCGAACGCTGCCTCGCCTCCGCCGACCGCGTGCTCGCGCTCGTCGACGGCGGCCTCGCCTGCGACGGCCCGCCGCGCGACTTCCTCGCATGGGCCGCCGACGCCGCCCCGGCGCTGGAGACCCCCGGCGCCCGCCTGATCGCCCGCGCCGGCCTGACCCCGCCGCCGGTCGGCGTCAAGCAGGCGCGCGCGACCCTGCGCGCCGCCGGCGCGCTCGAAGACCGCGAGCCGCACGAAAGAGAGCAGTTCCCACCCACCCGGGAGCGAACCGGCCACGCGAATTCGCCCCCCCAGACGCCGAGCGCCACCGCCGGCGGCCCCGCCCGCGCCATCGCGCGACTGCGCGGCCGCTCCGGCAGCGAGCGCGCGCTGAGCTTCAAGAACGTCTGGTTCGAGGCGCGCGAGGGCGCGACGATCCTGCGTGCGATCGACCTCGCGCTCGCGCCCGGCGAGCGGGTCGCGCTGATGGGCCGCAACGGCGCGGGCAAGTCGACGCTGCTGCGCCACGCCGCCGGGCTCGCGCAGCCGACGCGCGGCAAGGTCGACGCGGCCGGCCGCGTCGCGCTCCTGCTGCAGAACCCGAACGACTACCTCGTGCACGAGCGCGTCGGAGACGAGGCGCCGGCCGACGCGCTCGCCGCCGCCGGCCTCGCCGCCTTCGCCGACCGCCACCCGCGCGACCTCTCCGGCGGCGAGCGCCAGCGGCTCGCGCTCGCGATCGTGCTCGGCGGGGAGGAGGACCCGCCGGCCGTGCTCTGCCTCGACGAGCCGACGCGCGGCATGGACCGCGCGCACAAGGCCGACCTCGCTGTCCTGCTCGCCCGCTTCGCCGCGACCGGCACCGCGCTGCTGGTCGCGACCCACGACCCGGAGTTCGCCGCCGCCTTCGCGGAGCGCGTCGTGCTGCTCGGCGACGGGCGGCCGATCGCGGACGGCCCCGCGTCCGAGGTGCTCTCCGGCGGCTGGTACTTCGCGACCGAGACGGCGCGCATCCTCGGCGGCGCCGGCGGCGTGCTCGACCCGGAGGCGGGCGCCGCGCTCGTGCGCAGGCGCCTCGGCGCACCGCCGCCGCCGCTCCGCCCGGAGAACGAGCCGCCACGGAATCCGAGCCGCCAAGCGAGGATTTCGCGATGA
- a CDS encoding PKD domain-containing protein produces MPRIARHRQLPARPLAAVLAAALLAAALLGTGSARAGQYGGEVVVGPLATLKSLGNVDIAPDGTGAIVYTVEDGGADHIFVSRLVNGVWSGPERVDGGLGSPSSQPYVSAADGGRVSVVFANGGSIVAATRASSATGWSSQVVWNAGGASDPHVDLSVNRKGYLAFTAPGGGGHDVRVAYSRDAGPWTLIPTAFDADGNADAGAGNGRPRVGASADGVAVVAWGEAGRVRVRRAVGTRPSVVVADALAGGGIEGVEPGAADLPEVGIQDDDSFTGIAFRAVYSVNGAVRSRVVFRRLRGSRLENAVSVDGGNFGTGQGSVTPRISNGGIGQGIVLAANDTTNISFALPLRADLTPTAPVQVDSIAQSARPTFAVPVTATPLKMLVAWQFTGADGATDVRGRFFNGRDFEPEQVLSVPALGATDAARGLDAAADDNGDIVVAWLQGASIAVSTIDQPPGPFAPKARPASFERTDRPVLEWTRSREAWGAAYKVTVDGAEVATTPRTSLRVRTPLPQGVHSWQVTVADRRGQTFAAKAGTVRVDTVAPTATLRVSGARRPETTLRLALRAQDLAPKPAKGAKPAETSGVADAVVDWGDRTRRERIRTVGQHAYARAGRYTVTVTVTDKAGNRTVARQLLKIAAPSRGRGGRGRSRGDASAA; encoded by the coding sequence ATGCCGCGAATCGCACGCCACCGCCAGCTTCCCGCTCGTCCGCTCGCCGCCGTCCTGGCGGCCGCACTGCTCGCCGCTGCGCTGCTCGGCACCGGGTCCGCACGAGCGGGCCAGTACGGCGGGGAGGTCGTCGTCGGCCCGCTGGCGACGTTGAAGAGCCTCGGCAACGTCGACATCGCGCCCGACGGCACCGGCGCGATCGTCTACACCGTCGAGGACGGCGGTGCCGACCACATCTTCGTCAGCCGGCTCGTCAACGGCGTGTGGAGCGGGCCGGAGCGCGTCGACGGCGGCCTCGGCAGCCCGTCCTCGCAGCCCTACGTCTCGGCCGCCGACGGCGGGCGCGTCTCGGTCGTGTTCGCCAACGGCGGAAGCATCGTCGCGGCCACGCGCGCGTCCTCGGCGACGGGCTGGTCCTCGCAGGTGGTCTGGAACGCAGGCGGCGCGTCGGACCCGCATGTCGACCTCAGCGTCAACCGCAAGGGCTACCTCGCGTTCACCGCGCCGGGCGGCGGCGGCCACGACGTCCGCGTCGCCTATTCCAGAGACGCCGGACCGTGGACGCTGATCCCGACCGCCTTCGACGCCGACGGCAACGCCGACGCCGGCGCCGGCAACGGTCGCCCCCGCGTCGGCGCCTCCGCCGACGGCGTCGCGGTCGTCGCCTGGGGCGAGGCGGGGCGCGTCCGCGTGCGCCGCGCCGTCGGCACCCGACCGAGCGTCGTCGTCGCCGACGCGCTCGCGGGCGGCGGGATCGAAGGCGTCGAGCCGGGCGCGGCCGACCTGCCCGAGGTCGGCATCCAGGACGACGACAGCTTCACCGGCATCGCCTTCCGCGCCGTCTACAGCGTCAACGGCGCGGTGCGCTCGCGCGTCGTCTTCCGGCGCCTGCGCGGATCGAGACTCGAGAACGCGGTCTCGGTCGACGGCGGCAACTTCGGGACGGGCCAGGGATCGGTCACGCCGCGCATCTCCAACGGGGGAATCGGGCAGGGCATCGTGCTGGCCGCCAACGACACGACCAACATCTCGTTCGCGCTGCCGCTGCGTGCGGACCTGACGCCGACCGCGCCCGTCCAGGTCGACTCGATCGCACAGAGCGCGAGACCGACGTTCGCGGTCCCCGTCACCGCGACCCCGCTGAAGATGCTCGTCGCCTGGCAGTTCACCGGCGCCGACGGCGCGACGGACGTGCGCGGCCGCTTCTTCAACGGCAGAGACTTCGAGCCGGAGCAGGTGCTGTCGGTGCCCGCGCTCGGCGCGACGGATGCCGCGCGCGGCCTCGACGCGGCCGCCGACGACAACGGCGACATCGTCGTCGCGTGGCTCCAGGGCGCGTCGATCGCCGTCTCGACGATAGACCAGCCGCCCGGACCGTTCGCGCCGAAGGCGCGCCCGGCGAGCTTCGAGCGGACCGACCGTCCGGTGCTCGAGTGGACGAGATCGCGGGAGGCGTGGGGCGCCGCCTACAAGGTGACGGTCGACGGCGCCGAGGTCGCGACGACGCCGCGCACCTCGCTGCGCGTGCGCACGCCGCTGCCGCAGGGCGTGCACAGCTGGCAGGTGACCGTCGCCGACCGGCGCGGGCAGACGTTCGCGGCGAAGGCCGGCACCGTCCGCGTCGACACCGTCGCGCCGACCGCGACGCTGCGGGTCTCCGGCGCGCGCCGTCCGGAGACGACGCTCCGGCTCGCGCTCAGAGCGCAGGACCTCGCGCCGAAGCCGGCGAAGGGCGCCAAGCCCGCCGAGACCTCCGGCGTCGCCGACGCCGTCGTCGACTGGGGCGACAGAACGAGACGCGAGAGAATCCGCACCGTCGGCCAGCACGCCTACGCGAGAGCGGGCCGTTACACCGTCACGGTGACCGTCACCGACAAGGCGGGCAACCGCACCGTCGCCAGACAGCTGCTGAAGATCGCCGCGCCGTCCAGAGGCAGAGGCGGCAGAGGCAGAAGCAGAGGCGACGCGAGCGCGGCATGA
- the folP gene encoding dihydropteroate synthase has translation MSGARALDVRAGDRTLRLGERPWLMGIVNATPDSFSDDGRYPTLDARVELAAELLAAGADIIDIGGESGVTNRPAVEPAEEIERVVPLVERVAGELGAVVSVDTYKPAVAAAAIAAGARIVNDVSGLRDPALADVCAATGAALVLMHTRAAPKQKLLDPSMDGRMADDVVAFLRERIALARAHGVADEQLILDPGPDFGKTPAQTVEVLRRLDDVLALGRPVLLAVSRKDFVGAITDRPPRERLAGTLAALAWGADAGGHVFRIHDVREAAEFLAVRDVLEGRRQLDADARLAEGLRRERQA, from the coding sequence ATGAGCGGCGCCCGCGCGCTCGACGTCCGCGCCGGCGACCGCACGCTGCGGCTCGGCGAGCGGCCGTGGCTGATGGGGATCGTCAACGCGACCCCCGACTCGTTCTCCGACGACGGCCGCTATCCGACGCTCGACGCGCGCGTCGAGCTGGCCGCCGAGCTGCTCGCGGCGGGCGCCGACATCATCGACATCGGCGGTGAGTCCGGCGTCACGAACAGGCCCGCGGTCGAGCCCGCGGAGGAGATCGAGCGTGTCGTCCCGCTGGTCGAGCGCGTCGCCGGCGAGCTCGGCGCGGTCGTCTCGGTCGACACCTACAAGCCGGCCGTCGCCGCGGCGGCGATCGCCGCCGGCGCCCGCATCGTCAACGACGTCAGCGGCCTGCGCGACCCTGCGCTCGCCGACGTCTGCGCCGCGACCGGCGCGGCGCTGGTGCTGATGCACACGCGCGCGGCCCCGAAGCAGAAGCTGCTCGACCCGAGCATGGACGGTCGTATGGCGGATGACGTCGTCGCGTTCCTGCGCGAGCGGATCGCGCTCGCGCGCGCCCACGGCGTCGCCGACGAGCAGCTGATCCTCGACCCCGGGCCGGACTTCGGCAAGACGCCGGCGCAGACCGTCGAGGTGCTGCGACGGCTGGACGACGTGCTCGCGCTCGGACGGCCGGTGCTGCTGGCGGTCTCGCGCAAGGACTTCGTCGGCGCGATCACCGACCGGCCGCCGCGCGAGCGACTTGCCGGCACGCTCGCCGCGCTCGCCTGGGGCGCCGACGCGGGCGGCCACGTCTTCCGCATCCACGACGTGCGCGAGGCGGCCGAGTTCCTCGCCGTGCGCGACGTGCTGGAGGGGCGCCGGCAGCTCGACGCCGACGCGCGCCTCGCCGAAGGGCTGCGCCGCGAGCGGCAGGCGTAA
- a CDS encoding Rho termination factor N-terminal domain-containing protein — protein MLESSALAESPLADLHAIATELGIDGFRRLRKPDLIDAIVAKQGGNGNGNGAAADADSDPDSAEGDRPKRRRGGRGRSRDRDRDERRGDDAEERKEPRAGGREPRGEREGREGRESRGDREGGRDGREPRGEREGREPRGKSKGPKEGDVVEGVVELLGNGSGFVRLAPGGEAADGDVYVSAAQVRRCELVAGDKVSGPVRAPRRSERYPSLVRVDTINGKSADEAGSEGTKFDELPAAFATERFALDAEDVTVKAIEWLTPIGRGSRVSIVGTARAGKTEALRRLADHLVKLDGVETSVVLVGARPEEITEWTGGPVEVAASLSFAASADAQSQAVERAIDNGKRVAARGGNAVVLIDTLDGVHSAAARKALAAARNIADGGSLTVIATASEPLGGETTVVALDAELAGTGRFPALDLLASGTLRPELLVGEAAAEAIAAARAEAR, from the coding sequence GTGCTCGAAAGCTCCGCGCTCGCGGAGAGCCCGCTCGCCGATCTGCATGCGATCGCGACGGAGCTCGGCATCGACGGCTTCCGCCGTCTGCGCAAGCCGGACCTGATCGACGCGATCGTCGCCAAGCAGGGCGGCAACGGCAACGGCAACGGCGCCGCCGCGGACGCCGATTCCGATCCCGACTCCGCCGAGGGCGATCGCCCCAAGCGCCGCCGCGGTGGCCGCGGTCGCAGCCGCGACCGCGATCGCGACGAGCGCCGCGGCGACGACGCCGAGGAGCGCAAGGAGCCGCGCGCCGGCGGCCGCGAGCCGCGCGGCGAGCGCGAGGGCCGCGAAGGCCGCGAGTCGCGCGGTGACCGCGAGGGCGGCCGTGATGGCCGTGAGCCGCGCGGCGAGCGCGAGGGCCGTGAGCCCCGCGGGAAGTCGAAGGGCCCGAAGGAAGGCGACGTCGTCGAGGGCGTCGTCGAGCTGCTCGGCAACGGCTCGGGCTTCGTGCGTCTCGCGCCCGGCGGCGAGGCCGCCGACGGCGACGTGTACGTCTCCGCCGCGCAGGTGCGCCGCTGCGAGCTCGTCGCGGGCGACAAGGTCAGCGGACCGGTGCGCGCCCCGCGTCGCTCGGAGCGCTATCCGTCGCTCGTCCGTGTCGACACGATCAACGGCAAGTCGGCCGACGAGGCGGGCTCGGAGGGCACGAAGTTCGACGAGCTGCCGGCCGCGTTCGCGACCGAGCGCTTCGCGCTCGATGCCGAGGACGTCACGGTCAAGGCGATCGAGTGGCTGACGCCGATCGGCCGCGGCTCGCGCGTGTCGATCGTCGGCACCGCGCGCGCCGGCAAGACCGAGGCGCTCCGCCGTCTCGCCGACCACCTCGTCAAGCTCGACGGCGTCGAGACGTCGGTCGTGCTCGTGGGCGCGCGCCCGGAGGAGATCACGGAGTGGACGGGCGGCCCGGTCGAGGTGGCCGCGTCGCTCAGCTTCGCCGCCTCCGCTGACGCGCAGTCGCAGGCGGTCGAGCGCGCGATCGACAACGGCAAGCGCGTCGCGGCTCGCGGCGGCAACGCCGTCGTGCTGATCGACACGCTCGACGGCGTCCACAGCGCGGCCGCGCGCAAGGCGCTCGCCGCCGCGCGCAACATCGCCGACGGCGGCTCGCTGACCGTCATCGCGACCGCGAGCGAGCCGCTCGGCGGCGAGACGACGGTCGTCGCGCTCGACGCCGAGCTGGCCGGCACCGGCCGTTTCCCGGCGCTCGACCTGCTCGCCAGCGGCACGCTCCGCCCGGAGCTGCTCGTCGGCGAGGCCGCCGCGGAGGCGATCGCCGCCGCGCGCGCCGAGGCGCGCTAG
- a CDS encoding FG-GAP-like repeat-containing protein yields MFPRFRARRSPAATAGVVALLITPLAAAPASAAVTFAPTPARATAPDELWTIATADADGDGRPEVLVPTHRVSASSPSFSVLSARSDGSLRAAISQPIVSGGSAVATGDFDGDGNVDAISGGTFGFSLDVMLGRGDTTFAFSSYNSGLQTEALAAADFDTDGKLDFAVGSGGNEIATFRGDGAGGFSAGSVTEVDPGASVIGLAAADFDRDGDPDLAVADWCGCSFSVLRNAGDGTFTTAAVFPGYEAFTVKAGDVNGDGRPDVVATTRFDNQLLTVLSRADGGFELLPPTEGGGEPYGLDLGDVNGDGRLDAVTVDYNPETLTVNLGNGDGSFGAAASVALAGTPHGLVLDHFDGDGRLDVVVAYQEASVQTLLNTSQPAASLAPGALDLGSQPLGTISEPRTVTIANDGGAPLQVGRLALGGAQPGDFLATTGDCQVPVPAGGSCQLDVRLVPTALGARAATLTVATNAPGGPLTVALSGNATEPATGPAGPAGPHGAAGPSGVQGIAGANGRDGRNGRDRATAPLALVLGGRRLSGIAGRPLRIAFGATKRGRALLTVRAGKRAVATARRTLRRAGTSALSLRGLPRGTYRLTLVFHSADGQRRTAVARLVVR; encoded by the coding sequence ATGTTCCCCCGCTTCCGCGCTCGCCGCAGCCCGGCCGCAACAGCCGGCGTGGTCGCTCTCCTGATCACGCCGCTCGCCGCCGCCCCCGCCTCCGCCGCGGTCACGTTCGCGCCGACGCCCGCCCGCGCGACGGCGCCGGACGAGCTGTGGACGATCGCGACCGCCGACGCCGACGGCGACGGCCGGCCGGAGGTGCTCGTCCCGACGCACCGCGTGTCGGCGTCCAGCCCCAGCTTCAGCGTGCTCAGCGCGAGAAGCGACGGGTCGCTGCGCGCGGCGATCAGCCAGCCGATCGTCAGCGGCGGCAGCGCAGTCGCGACCGGCGACTTCGACGGCGACGGCAACGTCGATGCGATCTCCGGCGGGACCTTCGGCTTCTCGCTCGACGTCATGCTGGGCAGAGGCGACACGACCTTCGCGTTCTCCTCCTACAACAGCGGCCTCCAGACCGAGGCGCTCGCGGCGGCCGACTTCGACACGGACGGGAAGCTCGACTTCGCGGTCGGGAGCGGCGGCAACGAGATCGCGACCTTCAGAGGCGACGGCGCGGGCGGGTTCAGCGCAGGCTCGGTGACCGAGGTCGACCCCGGCGCCAGCGTCATCGGGCTCGCGGCAGCCGATTTCGACCGCGACGGCGATCCGGACCTCGCGGTCGCCGACTGGTGCGGCTGCAGCTTCTCGGTCCTCCGCAACGCCGGGGACGGCACGTTCACGACCGCGGCGGTGTTCCCGGGGTACGAGGCGTTCACGGTCAAGGCCGGCGACGTCAACGGCGACGGGCGTCCGGACGTGGTCGCGACGACCCGCTTCGACAACCAGCTGCTGACCGTGCTGTCGAGAGCCGACGGCGGCTTCGAGCTGCTGCCGCCGACGGAGGGCGGCGGCGAGCCGTACGGGCTCGACCTCGGCGACGTCAACGGCGACGGGCGGCTCGACGCCGTCACCGTCGACTACAACCCGGAGACGCTGACCGTCAACCTCGGCAACGGCGACGGCTCGTTCGGAGCCGCCGCGAGCGTCGCGCTCGCGGGCACGCCGCACGGGCTCGTGCTCGACCACTTCGACGGCGACGGCAGACTCGACGTCGTCGTCGCCTACCAGGAGGCCAGCGTCCAGACGCTGCTCAACACGAGCCAGCCGGCGGCGAGCCTGGCGCCGGGCGCGCTCGACCTCGGCAGTCAGCCACTCGGCACGATCAGCGAGCCGCGGACTGTCACGATCGCCAACGACGGCGGCGCGCCGCTGCAGGTCGGTCGCCTCGCGCTCGGCGGCGCACAGCCCGGCGACTTCCTCGCGACGACCGGCGACTGCCAGGTGCCCGTGCCGGCCGGCGGGAGCTGCCAGCTCGACGTGCGCCTCGTGCCGACCGCGCTCGGCGCGCGCGCAGCGACGCTGACGGTCGCGACGAACGCGCCGGGCGGCCCGCTGACGGTCGCGCTGAGCGGGAACGCGACGGAGCCGGCCACGGGTCCGGCGGGCCCGGCCGGTCCGCACGGGGCCGCTGGGCCGAGTGGCGTTCAGGGGATCGCGGGCGCGAACGGGCGCGACGGCAGGAACGGACGTGATCGGGCGACGGCGCCTCTCGCGCTCGTGCTCGGCGGCAGACGGCTGAGCGGGATCGCCGGCCGCCCGCTGCGGATCGCGTTCGGCGCCACGAAGCGCGGCAGAGCGCTGCTGACCGTCCGTGCGGGCAAGCGCGCGGTCGCGACCGCGCGCCGGACGCTGCGCCGCGCCGGCACGAGCGCGCTGAGCCTGCGCGGCCTGCCGCGCGGGACCTACCGGCTGACGCTCGTGTTCCACTCAGCTGACGGACAGCGACGCACCGCCGTCGCCCGCCTCGTCGTGCGCTGA
- a CDS encoding transaldolase family protein: protein MKLFIDTGSVAEVEEIAAWGVLAGATTNPSLLAKEGGDPGETLRRICDLVDGPVSAEVVAADAAGMIEQGRALYGLHEHIVVKTPFSPAGLEAAHVLSEDEIPVNMTLVFTASQALLAAEAGATFVSCFMGRLDDVSIDSGETLQGIVEALHTGQSVAAVLAASIRSPQHAVLAARLGCEVATIPAKVLRQMLDHPLTTAGTERFTADWRSRPELGEWMTRLVDGAAVR, encoded by the coding sequence ATGAAGCTCTTCATCGACACCGGCTCGGTCGCGGAGGTTGAGGAGATCGCTGCCTGGGGCGTGCTCGCCGGGGCGACGACGAACCCGTCCCTGCTGGCGAAGGAGGGCGGCGACCCGGGCGAGACGCTGCGCCGCATCTGCGATCTCGTCGACGGTCCGGTCTCCGCCGAGGTCGTCGCCGCCGACGCCGCCGGGATGATCGAGCAGGGCCGCGCGCTCTACGGGCTGCACGAGCACATCGTCGTCAAGACGCCGTTCTCGCCGGCCGGGCTGGAGGCCGCCCACGTGCTCAGCGAGGACGAGATCCCGGTCAACATGACGCTCGTCTTCACCGCCAGCCAGGCGCTGCTGGCGGCAGAGGCCGGCGCGACATTCGTCTCCTGCTTCATGGGACGGCTCGACGACGTCTCGATCGACTCGGGCGAGACGCTGCAAGGGATCGTCGAGGCGCTGCACACCGGCCAATCGGTCGCGGCGGTGCTGGCGGCGTCGATCCGCAGCCCGCAGCACGCGGTGCTGGCGGCGCGGCTCGGCTGCGAGGTCGCGACGATCCCCGCGAAGGTGCTGCGGCAGATGCTCGACCACCCGCTCACGACCGCGGGCACCGAGCGCTTCACGGCCGACTGGAGATCACGCCCGGAGCTGGGCGAGTGGATGACGAGGCTGGTCGACGGCGCGGCCGTCCGCTGA
- a CDS encoding prenyltransferase/squalene oxidase repeat-containing protein, translated as MSWQLASFLLLAAALLGGFAWYERSHPASRVLALVGTLAALAVLGRIAFAAIPNVKPTTDIVLLAGYVFGGAPGFAVGAVSGFASNFFFTQGPWTPWQMLAWGGIGVFGALLAWLSGGRLGRIPLALACGLCGLGFGVVVNFGSVVTYGDVDLWPRYTAYQSVSLPWDLVHAGGNVIFYFVFGPALVRTLRRFRTRFEFTWKPSTRPAHAAPLAALALAAFVAGGVAKPSGARAAAAPTPVSYLERAQNADGGFGGAPGQSSVDLFSGWAGLGLAAQGVNPRDVARGPDSVIDYVARQARALVRGGGADRVGDLERTILLVSAAGLRPRAFAGQDLVAALTARFARDGSVLQQSNLTAFGILALRAAGTPRANPRMRSAAAWLARQQNRDGGFGFATRGGGSDVDDAAAAAQALVAAGGHGATVARTVAFVRRNQNPDGGFPLLPGGTSNAQSTGWAIQAFVAAGVRPATVRRRGSRSALAYLRSLVGPDGAVQFSRTSRQTPVWVTGAASVALAQRAFPLAPVGRSSRVEEGAATASSDDGPDAAVLVPIAAAIGVAAGAGALVVRKRARG; from the coding sequence ATGAGCTGGCAGCTCGCCTCGTTCCTGCTGCTCGCCGCGGCGCTGCTCGGCGGCTTCGCCTGGTACGAGCGCTCGCACCCGGCCTCGCGCGTGCTGGCGCTCGTCGGCACGCTCGCGGCGCTCGCCGTGCTCGGGCGGATCGCCTTCGCCGCGATACCGAACGTCAAGCCGACGACCGACATCGTGTTGCTGGCCGGCTACGTCTTCGGCGGCGCGCCCGGCTTCGCGGTCGGCGCCGTCTCCGGCTTCGCGTCGAACTTCTTCTTCACGCAGGGCCCGTGGACGCCGTGGCAGATGCTCGCGTGGGGCGGGATCGGCGTCTTCGGCGCGCTGCTGGCGTGGCTCAGCGGCGGCAGACTCGGCCGGATCCCGCTCGCGCTCGCGTGCGGCCTCTGCGGCCTCGGCTTCGGCGTGGTGGTCAACTTCGGCAGCGTCGTGACGTACGGCGACGTCGACCTGTGGCCGCGCTACACGGCCTATCAGTCGGTCTCGCTGCCGTGGGACCTCGTCCATGCAGGAGGCAACGTCATCTTCTACTTCGTCTTCGGCCCCGCGCTCGTGCGCACGCTGCGGCGCTTCCGCACTCGCTTCGAGTTCACTTGGAAGCCGTCGACCAGACCCGCCCACGCCGCGCCGCTCGCCGCGCTCGCGCTCGCCGCGTTCGTCGCGGGCGGCGTCGCGAAGCCCTCCGGCGCCCGTGCCGCCGCGGCACCGACGCCGGTCTCCTACCTGGAGCGGGCGCAGAACGCCGACGGCGGCTTCGGCGGCGCGCCCGGCCAGTCGTCGGTCGATCTCTTCAGCGGCTGGGCGGGTCTCGGGCTCGCGGCGCAAGGCGTCAACCCGCGCGACGTCGCGCGCGGTCCCGACAGCGTGATCGACTACGTCGCGCGCCAGGCGAGAGCGCTCGTGCGCGGCGGCGGCGCCGACCGCGTCGGCGACCTCGAGCGGACGATCCTGCTCGTCTCCGCCGCGGGCCTCAGACCGCGCGCGTTCGCCGGGCAGGACCTCGTCGCGGCGCTGACCGCTCGCTTCGCGCGCGACGGCTCGGTGCTGCAGCAGTCGAACCTGACGGCGTTCGGGATCCTCGCGCTGCGCGCGGCCGGCACGCCGAGAGCGAACCCGCGCATGCGGTCCGCCGCCGCGTGGCTCGCCAGACAGCAGAACCGTGACGGCGGCTTCGGCTTCGCGACCCGCGGCGGCGGCAGCGACGTCGACGACGCGGCCGCGGCCGCGCAGGCGCTCGTGGCGGCCGGCGGCCACGGCGCGACGGTCGCGCGCACGGTCGCGTTCGTGCGCCGCAACCAGAACCCCGACGGCGGTTTCCCGCTGCTGCCGGGCGGCACCTCCAACGCGCAGTCGACCGGCTGGGCGATCCAGGCGTTCGTCGCCGCAGGCGTCAGACCGGCGACCGTTCGCAGACGCGGTTCGCGCTCTGCGCTCGCGTACCTGCGCTCGCTCGTCGGCCCGGACGGCGCCGTGCAGTTCTCGCGCACGAGCCGCCAGACACCCGTGTGGGTGACCGGCGCGGCATCGGTCGCGCTCGCGCAGAGAGCGTTCCCGCTCGCGCCCGTGGGCCGCTCCTCGCGCGTGGAGGAAGGCGCCGCGACGGCGTCGTCGGACGATGGTCCCGACGCCGCCGTGCTGGTCCCGATCGCGGCCGCGATCGGCGTCGCGGCGGGCGCCGGAGCGCTCGTCGTGCGCAAGCGCGCACGCGGTTGA